Within Herpetosiphonaceae bacterium, the genomic segment TGAACACATTGATGATCTGCGCGGCGACATCGGCCTGCTCCTTGGGGCAGCCAGCGGTGATCGACCAGAACTGCGACGGCTTGAGGTAGTTGCCCGGCTCAGGATTCGCCCCCTCCTGCTTCGGGAACGGAAACACCGCAAGCTCGCGTCCGCCCGCCGCCGACGCAACAGCGACGATCTGGTTGCTGTGCGCGTACATCATCGGCGCTTCCTGGCGGACGAAGATGTTGTCTTCGATGCCGACATCGCCCTGAGACACCTCGAACTCGCGCGTTGGAATCACGCCCTTGTCCATCCAGCCCTTGAGCATGTTGAAGAAGTCGACAAAAATCTTGTCGTCCTCATAGCCCAGCGCGGTCCCTTCCTTGTTGTACAGCGTCGCGCCGTGCTGCTTGACCCACAGCTTGAAGACCTGGTTGTCGTCCATCGAGGTGCTCATGCCGTACTTGCCCAGCTTGTCATGGAGCTGGGTGATCGTCTGCTCGAACTCCTTCCAGGTCCACTCAGGCTTCGGCAGCGCCACACCGGCCTCCTGCCACATCTGCGTATCGACGATCAGCGATTGGGTGTTTGTGCCGAGGCTGATCGCGTACAGCTTGTTGTCGGGGCCGAGACGACCGCCTTGCAGGTAGCCTTCGTCGACGTCCTTCGTATCGATCGTGCCGTTCTGGACGTACTCATCAAGCGGCATCAGCAGGTCGCGTTTGACCCAGTCGCCAATGTACTGGTAGTCGTGCTGAATCAGGCAGGGAAGATTGCCGCCAGCGGCCTGCGTGGTAAGTCTGGTCCAGTAGTCGTTGAACGCGGCGAATTCCCAGGTAAGCTTGACGTTGGGGTTCTTCTGCATAAACATCTCAAGCACCTTGATCGTGCGATCGTGCCGGTTCTGCGAACCCCACCAGGCCACCTGCATGTTGACGGCCTGCCCGCTGGCTGTGCCGCCGCCCTGACCTGATGGGCCTGGGCTGGCTTCCGTCGCCGGTCCTGTCGTTGTCTCCGGGCCGGTCGCGCCTGTCTCCGGATTGGCCGCCGCCGAGGTTGCAGCCGGGCTGCCGCCAGTGCCACCTGTACCGGGCGTCGCGGCGCTGCCGCACGCGGCGACGAGTAAGCTGAAGACGACTAGCAGCGGGACCAACTTTCTGCGAACCTTCATCATGTTCCTCCGTTTGTACAACGTCTGTACACCAGTGCGTTTGTCGCCACAACAGCGCTCGCGACGATGATTGGAGCAGGTGACAGTCGACGGCTTCTGGTCAGCGAAGCAGGGCAACGAACGATGCGAACGTGTGCTAACGGTGTATGTGCTGCGGTCGGTTTGCGCGCGGCGATCGACATTCACCTCCAGCTTGCCAGGCGATCGCCGCGCGCAAGCGTTGTTTTGATCGTCTGCTAGCATATGATGTGCCATGTAACATGTCAAATGTCTGAACTGCATGGCACTGACGATCACCGAGCGCAGCACGTACGTCCGACGATCAGCGCAGCGGGCCAGCCCGGTGCAGGACGAGGCCCGGCACAGCCTGTGCGGGATGCAGCACGGCGTAGAGCGTGGGCGTCCAGCTCGCTTCATTGGGCAGGTCGGGATCGTTGACGGCGTTGTATGCGGCAACCAGATCGATGTGATCGTGCGCCGAATGACCGTTGACCAGCGTGCCCGCAACATAAAGCGTGGCAGTGCGATCCGTGCCGCGCCAGTCGTAGATCAGCTTGTCGGGCGTGATGGCCTCGACGGTGCGGAAGTAGTTGTTCTCGGCGTAAATGTGCGAGCCGACGCCAACGCCCCAGCTATAGCCGTAGCTCTCGGCATCGGTGATCTCGTAGTAGTTGTTGTAGATATGAACCTGGCCGAA encodes:
- a CDS encoding extracellular solute-binding protein, which encodes MMKVRRKLVPLLVVFSLLVAACGSAATPGTGGTGGSPAATSAAANPETGATGPETTTGPATEASPGPSGQGGGTASGQAVNMQVAWWGSQNRHDRTIKVLEMFMQKNPNVKLTWEFAAFNDYWTRLTTQAAGGNLPCLIQHDYQYIGDWVKRDLLMPLDEYVQNGTIDTKDVDEGYLQGGRLGPDNKLYAISLGTNTQSLIVDTQMWQEAGVALPKPEWTWKEFEQTITQLHDKLGKYGMSTSMDDNQVFKLWVKQHGATLYNKEGTALGYEDDKIFVDFFNMLKGWMDKGVIPTREFEVSQGDVGIEDNIFVRQEAPMMYAHSNQIVAVASAAGGRELAVFPFPKQEGANPEPGNYLKPSQFWSITAGCPKEQADVAAQIINVFTNDLEANDVLAAERGVPISKAVQEHLKPKVDPAQQKAFELLAYVEEHHSELDAPDPPNSRQVIDEAYVPLMDQVLYGQMSPEDAAKQFREQANALLSANK